The DNA region TCCGCGTCCAAGGCCGGGATCATCGGCTTCACGAAGGCGCTGGCCAAGGAGGCCGGACCGTACGGCATCCGCGCCAATGTCGTGGCGCCCGGCTTCATCGACACGGACATGACCTCCACGCTCCAGGGCGGGGTCAAGGACCGGGCGCTGAAATCGATCCCGCTGGGGCGGATGGGCCGGGCGGACGAGGTCGCCGACCTCATCGCGTACCTCGCCTCCGACCGCGCCGCGTACATCACCGGTTCCGTCTTCCAGATCGACGGCGGAATCACCATCTAGCCATCCGGAGGGACGGCCATGGCCAAGCGCGGCCCGCGCTGGTACTTCAATTTCCGCAGCCCGTACTCCTGGCTGGCACACCGGGACATGGTGGACCGGCACGGCGATGTCGCGGACACCGTCGAGTGGATCCCGTACTGGGACCCGGACCCGCGCAGCGAAGAGCTGCTGGCCGGGGAGGGCGGCGCGTTCCTCTACACCCCGATGTCGCGGGAGAAGCACTTCTACGTGCTGACCGATGTGCGCAGGCTCGCCGCCGACCGGGGCATGACCGTCTCCTGGCCCGTCGACCGCGATCCGGTGTGGGAGGTCTCGCACCTGGCGTACTACCTGGCCGAGGACCGGGGCGTCGGGCGCCGGTACGTCGATCTCGTCTACCGCGCCCGCTTCCAGGAGGGCAGGAACATCTCCGACCCCGAGGTGATCGCCGAGGTGGCCGGGCGGATCGGCCTCGACCCGGCCGCGGCGGCCGCGGCCGCCGACGACCCGGGGCTGCGCGCCCGGTCCACCGCCTCGCTCATGTCGGCCTACCGGGACGGGGTGTTCGGCCCGCCGTTCCTCATCGCCGGGCGCGAGAAGTTCTGGGGCCTGGACCGGCTCGACCGGTTCGCCGACGCCGTACGCGACAAGGCCCCGGCCCGGCCCGACACCGACGCACCGGTACCCGCCGGCGCCCTGTCGGCCACCGCGTCGGGCGACCTGGGACACGCCGGGGGCTGCGGCTGACAGGCCCGCTGCCCAGCCCCTGCCCGACCAGCCGGGCAGTGCACGAAACCTACGAAGCACACGATCCGAGGAGAGAACAGACAATGTCGACCAACCCGTTCGAGGACAAGGACGCCACCTACCTGGTGCTCGTCAACGACGAGGGCCAGCACTCGCTCTGGCCGGTCTTCGCCGAGGTACCGGCCGGATGGACCATCGCGCTCAAGGACGCGAGCCACGACGCGGCACTCGCGTACATCGAGGAGAACTGGACCGACATGCGGCCCAGGAGCCTCGCCGCGGCGATGGACAGCCCCGCGGCGTGACGGACCGCCCGCGCGGCGCCGTACCGGTGTGACGGAACCACGGCCGCCACACCGGTACGGCGTACGGCGGGCAACAGCGCGGCCCCGGAACCCGAACAGGTTCCGGGGCCGCGGCCGTTGCGCTCGCCTACGGCGTCCCGGCCGCCGCCGGTGAAAGCCGCTCGTTGACCCGGAGCGCCAACTCCTCGGTGCCGGTGCCGGACGTCAGATAGAAGTGGTCGCCGGAGAACACCCGCAAACCGAACGGCCCCGTCGTCGCCTCCGCCCACGCCCGGGTCTCCTCGACCGTCACATCGCAGTCGGCGTCACCGACCCACGCCTCGACCGGAGCGCCGATACGCAGACCGGGATCGGGCCGGTAGTTCCCCATGAGCGCGAAGTCACCCCGGATCGCCGGCATCAGCAGCTCCCGCATCTCGGGACTGTCCAGGAACCTCGTCCCGTCGCCGCCCAGCCGGTCCACCTCCGCGAGCAGCCCCTCGTCCCCGCGCAGATGCGCCTGACTGTTCCGGTACCGGGCCGGCGGCTGCTGACCCGAGACGAACACCACGCCCGGCACGACACCGTGCCGGTGCTCCAGCCGGTGCGCGACCTCGAACGCCACCGACGCCCCCATGCTGTGCCCGAACAGCGCCAACGGCTGCTCCGCCAACGGCAACAGCGCCCCGGTCAGCGCGTCCGCGAGCACCGCCATCTCCGTCACACACGGGTCGCCCAGCCGGTCCTGCCGCCCCGGATAGCAGGCCCCCAACAGCTCCACATCGTCCGGCAGCCACTGCGGCCAGGTACGGAACATGCTGGCGGCCCCGCCCGCGTGCGGCAGGCACACCAGCCGCAGCCGCGGCTGCGCCACCCGCCTGAAGCGGCGGAACCACACATCGGTCAGCTCGGACATCCCACTACCTCCGTCGTACGGCATCACTCGGACCACAACACTTCCAGTGCACCCGGCACGGCGCCGCCCGCTGCCCGGTCTGCAACAACGTGCACCCGTCCGGGAGATGACCGTGCAGCGGGTCAGTATGAGCACTCGCGCGCCTCCCGCGCGCTTCGCCGTGACGACCGCCGGCAGCGGGCCCCGATCCGCTGCCGGGCGCCGGTGTCCCAGAAATCGACCGAGGGTGGTTCCCGTTGTCCGACGTCCAGGACCTTCTCCTGCCCCTGACCGCTGCCCAGTCCGGCATCTGGTTCGCGCAGGAGCTCGACCCGGCCAACGTCATCTACAACGCGGGCGAATACCTGGAGATCTGCGGCCAGGTCGACGTCCCGCTGTTCGAGACCGCGCTGCACCGGGTGCTGGCCGAGGCGGAGTGCCTCCGGGTGCGATTCGTGGACACCCAGGACGGCCCCCGCCAGCGGATCGCCCCGGCCGTCGACTGGACCCTGCCCGTCACGGACGTCTCCGCCGAACCCGACCCGCGCGCGGCGGCCGAACTGCGGATGCGGGACCTGCTCGCCACCCCCAAGGACATCCGGCACGACCACCTCTTCGACTTCGAACTCTTCCGGCTCGCCGACGACCGGTTCCTGTGGCTGCACGCCTACCACCACAGCGCCGTCGACGGATTCACCGTGGCACTCGTGGCCCGGCGCGTCGCCGAGGTCTACACCGCGCTCGCCGCGGGCACCGAAGCCGGCGCCTCCCCCTTCGCCCCGCTGAGCACCCTCGTCGACGCCGACCTGGCCTACCGCGCCTCCGAGCGGTTCACCCAGGACCGCGCCTACTGGACGGACCGGCTCGCCGGTGCCCCCGGCCCGGCCGGTCCGTCCGGCGGCAGGCCCGGCACCGCCCGGCGCCTGGTACGCCGCACCGCCCACCTGGACCCCGCCACGGCCGACGCCCTGCGCGAGCTCGCCCGCGCGGCCGAGGTGCCCTGGCCGCCGGTCCTGGCCGCCGCCTTCGCCGCCTACCTCCAGCGCTGCACCGGGACCGACGAGGTGGTGCTCGGGCTCCCCGTCACCACCCGGCTCGGCCGCGCGGCCCGCTCGGTGCCCGGCATGGTCTCCAACGTCCTGCCGCTGCGCCTGGCCCCGCAACGAGACATGTCCGTCGGCGAGCTGCTGCGCCACACCTCCGCCGCGATGCGGTCCGACCTCAAGCACCAGCGCTACCGCTACGAGGACCTGCGCCGCGACCTCAACCTGCTCGCCGACGACCAGAAGCTCGTCGGCCCGCAGGTCAACATCATGATGTTCGACTACGACCTCCGGTTCGCCGGGCACCCCGCCGTCGTCCACAACCTCTCCGTCGGACCCGCCGACGACATGGCCGTCGTCGTCTACGACCGCGGCGACGGCAAGGGCCTGCAGATCGACCTCGACGCCAACCCCGAGCTCTACACCCCCGACGAGACCGACGCGCATCTGCACCGC from Streptomyces sp. NBC_01591 includes:
- a CDS encoding 2-hydroxychromene-2-carboxylate isomerase, whose translation is MAKRGPRWYFNFRSPYSWLAHRDMVDRHGDVADTVEWIPYWDPDPRSEELLAGEGGAFLYTPMSREKHFYVLTDVRRLAADRGMTVSWPVDRDPVWEVSHLAYYLAEDRGVGRRYVDLVYRARFQEGRNISDPEVIAEVAGRIGLDPAAAAAAADDPGLRARSTASLMSAYRDGVFGPPFLIAGREKFWGLDRLDRFADAVRDKAPARPDTDAPVPAGALSATASGDLGHAGGCG
- a CDS encoding MbtH family protein gives rise to the protein MSTNPFEDKDATYLVLVNDEGQHSLWPVFAEVPAGWTIALKDASHDAALAYIEENWTDMRPRSLAAAMDSPAA
- a CDS encoding thioesterase II family protein, with product MSELTDVWFRRFRRVAQPRLRLVCLPHAGGAASMFRTWPQWLPDDVELLGACYPGRQDRLGDPCVTEMAVLADALTGALLPLAEQPLALFGHSMGASVAFEVAHRLEHRHGVVPGVVFVSGQQPPARYRNSQAHLRGDEGLLAEVDRLGGDGTRFLDSPEMRELLMPAIRGDFALMGNYRPDPGLRIGAPVEAWVGDADCDVTVEETRAWAEATTGPFGLRVFSGDHFYLTSGTGTEELALRVNERLSPAAAGTP